The proteins below come from a single Faecalibaculum rodentium genomic window:
- a CDS encoding redox-sensing transcriptional repressor Rex, translating to MRTNHVPKATLQRYPVYLKALRRLQKNGIKRIMSRELSSFVDIEPTTIRRDFSFLGNLGKQGYGYDVDRLIDIFNQQLGVDFDEKLILVGAGNLGRALLNYNKWDHVVGEVACAFDVDPEKQGSQFGVNVWSMDDLEEKMPKGCRIAILTISHDVQATVDRLVKAGITGIVDFTHQHFKVPRGVVIKSIDVVSSIQELVFITNSMNEPAQRQRD from the coding sequence ATGCGAACAAATCATGTCCCGAAAGCCACGCTGCAGCGCTACCCGGTCTACCTGAAAGCGCTGCGCAGGCTTCAGAAAAACGGCATAAAGCGAATCATGTCCCGGGAACTGTCCAGTTTTGTGGATATCGAGCCGACCACCATCCGGCGCGATTTTTCTTTTCTGGGAAACCTGGGCAAGCAGGGGTACGGCTATGACGTGGACCGGCTGATCGACATCTTCAACCAGCAGCTGGGTGTGGATTTCGATGAGAAGCTGATCCTGGTGGGGGCCGGCAACCTGGGACGGGCCCTGCTGAACTACAACAAATGGGATCACGTGGTAGGCGAAGTTGCCTGTGCCTTTGACGTGGATCCGGAAAAACAGGGCAGCCAGTTCGGCGTCAATGTCTGGAGCATGGACGATCTGGAAGAGAAGATGCCTAAAGGATGCCGCATCGCGATCCTGACCATTTCCCATGACGTGCAGGCCACGGTGGACCGGCTGGTCAAGGCCGGCATTACCGGGATCGTCGATTTCACACACCAGCACTTCAAGGTGCCCCGTGGGGTGGTCATCAAGAGCATTGATGTGGTGTCCAGCATTCAGGAACTGGTGTTCATCACCAATTCCATGAATGAACCCGCCCAGAGACAGCGGGACTGA
- a CDS encoding Gx transporter family protein → MNTRRAVILAFLVAAGILLQILESFVPVVMLVPGYKIGLANIAGLFALYAYGPKDMMIVTVCRIFLAGLLTGSLFSVGFMLSVSGAILALLAMTLAKRSGLFSIYGVSVAGAAAHSVGQVLAVTAIYQQYFMQMFLPVLLALSIVSGLLIALVTERLLKRMKHTLARSQGRRL, encoded by the coding sequence GTGAATACCCGGCGCGCCGTGATCCTGGCCTTCCTGGTTGCAGCGGGGATCCTGCTGCAGATCCTGGAAAGCTTTGTCCCTGTGGTGATGCTGGTCCCCGGCTACAAGATCGGGCTGGCCAACATTGCCGGTCTCTTTGCCCTGTACGCCTATGGGCCGAAGGACATGATGATTGTCACCGTCTGCCGGATCTTCCTGGCGGGCCTGCTGACCGGATCGCTGTTTTCGGTCGGCTTTATGCTCTCGGTATCCGGTGCCATCCTGGCGCTGCTGGCCATGACGCTGGCAAAGCGTTCCGGCCTGTTTTCCATTTACGGTGTGAGTGTGGCCGGCGCTGCGGCCCATTCCGTGGGACAGGTCCTGGCGGTGACGGCGATCTATCAGCAGTATTTCATGCAGATGTTCCTGCCTGTCCTGCTGGCGCTGTCCATTGTCAGCGGACTGCTCATTGCCCTGGTCACCGAGCGGCTGCTGAAACGCATGAAGCATACACTCGCACGCAGTCAGGGAAGGAGGCTGTGA
- a CDS encoding NusG domain II-containing protein, with product MTKWDKVLIVCLMAVSTLLIFPILQGQPKASQAVVSVGSEEKLRLDLNQDGTYAVNGRLGPVNIEVQDGSVRVTQENSPHHYCSRQGWVNSTAVPIVCLPNETVIRIQGEPGAEDTVIQ from the coding sequence ATGACGAAATGGGACAAGGTGCTCATTGTGTGCCTGATGGCCGTCAGTACCCTGCTGATTTTTCCGATCCTGCAGGGACAGCCCAAAGCCAGCCAGGCAGTGGTCAGCGTCGGCAGCGAGGAAAAGCTGCGGCTGGATCTCAACCAGGACGGGACGTATGCGGTAAACGGCCGCCTGGGTCCGGTAAACATCGAAGTGCAGGACGGATCGGTGCGGGTGACACAGGAAAACAGCCCGCATCATTACTGTTCAAGACAGGGATGGGTGAACAGCACTGCGGTGCCCATTGTCTGTCTGCCCAATGAAACGGTCATCCGGATCCAGGGAGAGCCGGGGGCCGAGGATACGGTGATCCAGTGA
- a CDS encoding ZIP family metal transporter, whose product MNSQLWMGLGLPLAGTVLGSALVFVLRGAIPQKTEKAMLGFAAGVMTAASIFSLILPAMEQSGWIPAAAGFLIGIGFLLLLDEIVPHMHVMSEEAEGLATPWSRTTKLFFAITLHNLPEGMAVGVVLAGVLDGSTAMSAAAALALSLGIALQNVPEGAVLSIPLHADGMSKSRAFWFGALSGVIEPVGAGLTILCRSWIQPFLPWLLAFAAGAMLYVVVEELVPQSQAGKHSNIGTVAFALGFAAMMVLDSAL is encoded by the coding sequence ATGAACAGTCAACTCTGGATGGGACTGGGGCTCCCGCTGGCCGGCACGGTGCTGGGCAGCGCCCTGGTCTTCGTGCTGCGGGGAGCCATTCCGCAGAAAACAGAAAAAGCCATGCTTGGATTTGCCGCCGGTGTCATGACAGCGGCTTCGATTTTTTCCCTGATCCTTCCGGCCATGGAACAGTCCGGCTGGATTCCGGCCGCCGCCGGCTTTCTTATTGGCATCGGGTTTCTGCTGCTGCTGGACGAAATCGTTCCGCATATGCATGTGATGTCCGAGGAAGCCGAGGGCCTGGCCACTCCCTGGAGCCGGACCACGAAGCTTTTCTTTGCGATCACGCTGCACAACCTGCCCGAGGGCATGGCTGTGGGCGTGGTCCTGGCAGGGGTGCTGGATGGAAGTACCGCCATGAGTGCAGCCGCTGCCCTGGCGCTCAGCCTGGGCATCGCCCTGCAGAATGTTCCGGAAGGCGCAGTGCTGTCCATCCCCCTGCATGCAGATGGCATGAGCAAAAGCAGAGCCTTCTGGTTCGGCGCCCTCTCGGGTGTCATCGAACCCGTCGGCGCGGGCCTGACGATCCTCTGCCGCAGCTGGATCCAGCCCTTTCTGCCCTGGCTGCTGGCGTTTGCCGCCGGCGCCATGCTGTATGTGGTGGTCGAGGAACTTGTTCCGCAGTCACAGGCAGGAAAGCATTCCAATATCGGGACCGTTGCCTTTGCCCTGGGCTTCGCGGCGATGATGGTGCTGGACTCTGCACTCTGA
- the whiA gene encoding DNA-binding protein WhiA: protein MSFTYDVKQEIAGADLDERQAKAQLAALLLVKAALHMNRNGTYLSFQVENASVAKHVWLLVKRLYTVEPRLAVLKKMRLKKNNIYRIVIEQGASRILEDLGILNDRGLHVKPNYDLIRSEKNARAFLQGCFLASGSVNSPRTSNYHLEISVTHRGLAESIQKLMERFFLSARITERKGLWVVYLKAGDKIGDFLRLIDASNALLQFEDLRISRDFYNQMSRLNNCELANEMKSLKAAHGQIEAIERIETLMAPEQIPPKIRAAMDIRKQYPEASLTELCDEIYKATGEVISKSGMKHRMTKIREMAASLSQDRRSSETK from the coding sequence TTGAGTTTCACATACGACGTCAAGCAGGAAATCGCAGGAGCCGACCTGGATGAGCGCCAGGCAAAAGCCCAGCTGGCCGCCCTGCTGCTGGTGAAAGCCGCCCTGCACATGAACCGCAACGGGACATACCTGTCCTTCCAGGTGGAAAATGCGAGTGTGGCCAAGCATGTCTGGCTCCTCGTGAAGCGGCTCTACACCGTGGAGCCCAGACTGGCGGTGCTGAAGAAGATGCGGCTGAAGAAAAACAACATTTACCGCATCGTCATCGAACAGGGGGCGTCCCGGATCCTGGAGGATCTGGGGATCCTGAATGACAGGGGCCTGCATGTGAAGCCGAACTATGACCTCATCCGCTCGGAGAAAAATGCCCGGGCCTTTCTCCAGGGCTGCTTTCTGGCCTCGGGTTCCGTCAACAGTCCCCGCACCTCCAACTATCACCTGGAGATCTCCGTGACACACCGGGGACTGGCCGAAAGCATCCAGAAACTCATGGAGCGGTTTTTTCTGTCAGCAAGGATCACCGAACGCAAGGGACTGTGGGTGGTCTACCTCAAGGCCGGGGACAAAATAGGCGACTTCCTGCGTCTGATCGATGCCTCCAATGCCCTGCTGCAGTTTGAAGACCTGCGGATTTCCCGGGATTTCTACAACCAGATGTCCCGGCTGAACAACTGCGAACTCGCCAACGAGATGAAGAGCCTGAAGGCGGCGCATGGCCAGATCGAAGCCATTGAACGCATTGAGACGCTCATGGCCCCGGAGCAGATCCCGCCGAAGATCCGTGCGGCGATGGACATCCGCAAACAGTACCCGGAAGCGAGCCTGACTGAACTCTGCGATGAAATCTACAAAGCGACCGGAGAAGTCATTTCGAAGTCCGGGATGAAGCACCGGATGACGAAAATCCGGGAAATGGCGGCTTCCCTGAGCCAGGATCGGAGGTCCAGTGAAACAAAGTAA
- a CDS encoding gluconeogenesis factor YvcK family protein, whose translation MKKIVVLGGGTGLSSMLAGMKKIQDAQVTAIVTVADDGGSTGRIRNAYNVPAMGDIRHVLTAMAQNDNAGILQQLMNYRFEGQEDVGGHSLGNLIFLAMMDITGSFMGAIESLSRVMGVNGTILPCTLDVATLYALMADGTLVRGEKNIPTRDNAIEHVYYQQDVQPYDKALEALREADLIIYGIGSLYTSVIPNLIIPGIPEAIYENPCPKIYFCNAMTQPGETEGYTMEDHVRALEKHSFKNPADLVVLNDTEVSSHVLERYARMGSFPVHSDETAQSYEVWKRPLITLADNERIRHDPEAVRQVVQEILEELG comes from the coding sequence ATGAAGAAAATCGTGGTGCTCGGCGGCGGGACCGGACTTTCCAGCATGCTCGCGGGCATGAAGAAAATCCAGGATGCCCAGGTGACTGCCATCGTCACCGTGGCAGATGACGGCGGCAGCACCGGCCGGATCCGCAATGCCTACAATGTCCCGGCCATGGGCGACATCCGCCATGTGCTGACTGCCATGGCACAGAACGACAACGCAGGGATCCTCCAGCAGCTCATGAACTACCGGTTCGAGGGACAGGAGGACGTGGGCGGACACTCCCTGGGAAACCTGATTTTCCTGGCCATGATGGACATCACCGGATCTTTCATGGGCGCCATTGAATCACTGTCCCGGGTCATGGGTGTGAACGGCACGATCCTGCCCTGCACCCTGGATGTCGCCACGCTCTATGCGCTGATGGCGGACGGCACCCTGGTCCGGGGGGAGAAAAACATCCCCACCAGAGACAACGCCATCGAACACGTCTATTACCAGCAGGATGTTCAGCCCTATGACAAGGCACTGGAAGCGCTGCGCGAGGCCGACCTCATCATTTACGGCATCGGCAGTCTGTATACCAGCGTCATTCCCAATCTGATCATTCCCGGGATCCCGGAAGCCATTTACGAAAATCCATGCCCGAAAATCTACTTCTGCAACGCCATGACCCAGCCGGGAGAAACCGAAGGCTACACCATGGAAGACCATGTCCGGGCGCTGGAAAAGCACAGCTTCAAGAACCCTGCCGACCTGGTGGTGCTCAATGACACCGAAGTCAGCAGCCATGTCCTGGAGCGCTATGCACGAATGGGCAGTTTTCCGGTGCATTCCGACGAAACAGCCCAGAGCTATGAAGTGTGGAAGCGACCCCTGATCACCCTCGCGGACAATGAACGGATCCGGCATGACCCCGAAGCGGTCCGGCAGGTGGTGCAGGAGATCCTGGAGGAACTGGGTTGA
- the rapZ gene encoding RNase adapter RapZ — protein sequence MNENLVLVTGMSGAGKSSAMNALEDLGYCCIDNFPRELLPQLQELLEKEQDRYKNIALSVSAADYTSFVNYFDNIAKDLQIIFLDCSDEELLLRYRFTRRQHPMIASGQATTLEDAIEMERMSFNQILANMNNTFHLDTTKLSSQALINRVRHRFKSTDRPEFTVTFQSFGFKHGMPMDADMVLDVRFLPNPFYEPSLRNKTGNDKEVYDYVMESQDTQEYIHRTGEMLDYVLEQYDKQNKSNMIISVGCTGGQHRSVSIANWLYDRYKDKYRCFKSHRDVEGGENG from the coding sequence ATGAACGAAAACCTCGTGCTGGTGACCGGCATGTCCGGTGCCGGTAAAAGTTCGGCCATGAATGCCCTGGAAGACCTGGGCTATTGCTGTATTGACAACTTCCCGCGCGAACTGCTTCCCCAGCTTCAGGAGCTCCTGGAAAAGGAACAGGACCGGTACAAAAACATCGCCCTGTCTGTCTCCGCGGCAGATTATACAAGCTTTGTAAACTACTTTGACAACATCGCCAAAGACCTGCAGATCATCTTTCTGGACTGCTCTGATGAAGAGCTGCTGCTTCGCTACCGGTTCACCCGCCGGCAGCATCCCATGATCGCCTCGGGACAGGCCACGACCCTGGAAGACGCCATCGAAATGGAACGCATGTCCTTCAACCAGATCCTGGCCAACATGAACAATACCTTTCATTTGGACACCACCAAGCTGTCCAGCCAGGCTCTGATCAACCGTGTGCGTCACCGCTTCAAATCCACAGACCGCCCGGAATTCACAGTGACGTTCCAGTCCTTCGGATTCAAGCACGGCATGCCCATGGATGCCGACATGGTGCTTGATGTGCGGTTTCTCCCGAACCCCTTCTATGAACCGAGTCTGCGCAACAAGACCGGCAATGACAAAGAGGTCTACGACTACGTCATGGAATCCCAGGACACGCAGGAATACATTCATCGCACGGGAGAAATGCTGGATTACGTTCTCGAACAATACGACAAGCAGAACAAATCCAACATGATCATCAGCGTGGGATGCACAGGCGGACAGCACCGTTCCGTGTCCATCGCCAACTGGCTGTATGACCGCTACAAAGACAAGTATCGCTGCTTCAAGAGCCACCGGGATGTGGAAGGCGGGGAAAACGGATGA
- a CDS encoding potassium channel family protein, which yields MRRTPQDAAFAIIGLGRFGMAVADKLSEYGYTIICCDRDAEKVREARNLTPFAYVVEHMSKESLDEIGVRNCDCGIVCIGSAFDVSILTTMYLTNLGLKKVIAKANSEDQAKILRQMGAMTVQPEKDSGTRLADRLMYNDQIECFTLDGETQIHTLKVPATLVGKSVAEVDSRARYGINIIAIRHDNDIMTNFDPDYRFRAGDKLSIIGSKRDIERFEDRNSDD from the coding sequence ATGAGAAGAACACCACAGGATGCCGCGTTTGCGATCATTGGGCTGGGCCGGTTCGGGATGGCTGTGGCCGACAAGCTTTCTGAATATGGATACACGATCATCTGCTGCGACCGGGATGCGGAAAAAGTCCGCGAAGCCCGGAACTTGACTCCCTTTGCCTATGTGGTGGAACATATGTCGAAGGAGAGTCTGGATGAAATCGGTGTGCGAAACTGTGACTGCGGAATCGTGTGCATCGGCTCGGCGTTCGATGTGTCGATCCTGACCACGATGTATCTGACGAATCTGGGGTTGAAGAAAGTCATTGCCAAGGCCAATTCCGAGGATCAGGCCAAGATCCTGCGGCAGATGGGGGCCATGACTGTGCAGCCGGAGAAGGATTCCGGGACCAGACTGGCGGACCGGCTTATGTACAATGACCAGATTGAATGCTTCACACTGGATGGCGAGACCCAGATTCACACGCTGAAGGTGCCGGCGACTCTGGTGGGAAAGAGCGTGGCGGAGGTCGATTCGCGCGCAAGATACGGAATCAACATCATTGCGATCCGTCACGACAATGACATCATGACCAACTTCGATCCGGACTACCGGTTCCGGGCCGGGGACAAGCTGTCGATCATTGGCAGCAAACGGGACATTGAGCGGTTCGAAGACCGCAACTCCGATGACTGA
- a CDS encoding TrkH family potassium uptake protein: MIYRFRRFIRDLTPPRLLSLGFLAVILIGSVLLAMPVSWNPGQHVHFLDALFVSCSAVCVTGLTTVPPGDTFNLFGRTVLGVLIQIGGLGVAALSVMITLIMGRKIGLKARQVLSTAMNFTGVGGLINFLKILLRFTLIYEVTGAILCFFVFVRDYPPLEAAGYALFHSVSAFNNAGFDIFGGYDSLLHYAHNVPLNLITMALVIIGGFGFFAMWDMGHCKFRWKKYTLNTKIVIVMTVLLLVLGTALLYWTTDQTLLEASFQSVIARTAGFNTHPLSNFTEAALLIFTVLMFIGANPGGTGGGIKTTTFFAVAMKAVSSTMNGDRDEVFYRKIPNVVFTQALTVFFYGLTVITIGTILILAFEGDLSLSAVLVEVTSAFATVGSTVGITPGLCPASKIVLMICMFIGRLGPLTIATVLAFKGKSEAHFTEESIMIG; encoded by the coding sequence ATGATATACAGATTCAGACGGTTCATCCGTGATCTGACACCCCCGCGACTTCTTTCCCTTGGATTCCTCGCTGTCATCCTCATCGGCAGCGTTCTACTGGCAATGCCTGTCTCCTGGAACCCCGGGCAGCATGTCCATTTCCTCGATGCGCTGTTTGTGTCCTGCAGCGCGGTCTGCGTGACGGGACTTACCACCGTTCCGCCGGGCGACACCTTCAATCTCTTCGGCCGCACGGTTCTCGGAGTGCTGATCCAGATCGGCGGTCTGGGTGTGGCAGCGCTGTCTGTCATGATCACCCTGATCATGGGACGGAAAATCGGCCTGAAAGCCAGACAGGTCCTGTCCACGGCAATGAACTTCACCGGCGTGGGCGGTCTGATCAATTTCCTGAAGATCCTTTTGAGATTCACGCTGATCTACGAAGTCACCGGGGCCATCCTGTGCTTCTTTGTGTTCGTAAGAGATTACCCGCCGCTGGAAGCTGCAGGCTATGCTCTGTTCCATTCGGTGTCTGCATTCAACAACGCCGGATTCGATATCTTCGGAGGCTATGACTCCCTGCTCCACTATGCCCACAACGTTCCGCTGAATCTCATCACCATGGCACTGGTCATTATTGGCGGATTCGGGTTCTTCGCGATGTGGGACATGGGTCACTGCAAGTTCAGGTGGAAGAAGTATACCCTGAATACAAAAATCGTCATTGTGATGACCGTGCTGCTGCTCGTGCTTGGCACAGCACTGCTGTACTGGACCACAGACCAGACACTGCTGGAAGCATCTTTCCAGTCTGTCATAGCCCGGACAGCGGGATTCAACACGCACCCGCTTTCGAATTTCACCGAAGCCGCCCTGCTCATTTTCACCGTGCTGATGTTCATCGGCGCCAACCCCGGCGGGACCGGTGGCGGTATCAAGACCACGACCTTTTTTGCAGTGGCCATGAAGGCGGTTTCCAGTACAATGAATGGAGACCGCGATGAGGTGTTTTACCGCAAGATCCCCAATGTGGTATTCACACAGGCGCTGACCGTTTTCTTCTACGGCCTGACGGTGATCACCATTGGCACGATTCTGATCCTCGCCTTTGAGGGGGATCTTTCGCTGTCCGCGGTCCTGGTGGAGGTCACGAGTGCGTTCGCGACTGTCGGCAGCACCGTGGGAATCACCCCGGGTCTGTGTCCTGCCAGCAAGATCGTGCTCATGATCTGCATGTTCATTGGCCGTCTGGGTCCGCTGACGATCGCGACGGTCCTGGCGTTCAAGGGAAAGAGCGAAGCGCACTTTACGGAAGAAAGCATCATGATCGGCTGA
- a CDS encoding HAD domain-containing protein, producing the protein MGPILYLDIDGVLARRQPLPPFELDKALPARLAEDLNCGAIRRLDPVLVNEVVHGFDARACQLIRQICEECSAGIIITSSWRHVFSPQELKAILSIVGLGDYVLGSVPGGISRPEVIHASLEELGTADFAVVDDMDMRHDFGVRSVVPEAVFDEVCARKVRRLFKIYGH; encoded by the coding sequence ATGGGACCCATTCTGTATCTGGATATTGATGGTGTACTTGCCAGGCGGCAGCCGCTGCCGCCGTTCGAGCTGGATAAAGCCCTGCCAGCCAGGCTGGCGGAGGACCTGAACTGCGGCGCAATCAGGCGCCTGGATCCGGTGCTGGTCAATGAAGTCGTTCACGGATTCGATGCCCGGGCCTGCCAGCTGATACGTCAGATCTGCGAGGAATGCAGTGCGGGGATCATCATCACGAGTTCCTGGCGCCATGTGTTTTCTCCCCAGGAACTCAAGGCCATTCTCTCCATCGTGGGACTTGGAGACTATGTACTGGGTTCAGTGCCTGGGGGAATCAGCCGGCCGGAGGTCATCCATGCCTCTCTGGAGGAACTGGGAACCGCGGATTTCGCTGTGGTGGATGACATGGACATGCGTCATGACTTCGGTGTCCGGAGTGTCGTTCCAGAGGCGGTTTTTGATGAAGTCTGTGCCCGAAAAGTGCGCAGATTATTCAAAATATACGGTCATTAG
- a CDS encoding putative glycoside hydrolase produces MKKKRRIFILALLSLSVILIAAGILARQVYPTMYIAPAGNSLSVQVPSMENGEIREDTVTLVRGTAVKLRKRGTDTSMVEYEGKTLEVPSSSLSETYAGCVQVPSVFVRTRTELRKEKNGPLCQVAAEKGEELKVVSASVQDLDSETGMVNWYEVVRGDETYWIPGQYVEPDEESVHAWDEPNVAVSDYWNAAYGEGYSTDAFVAQEDWKPAQKVDFADNPRKDDVRGLHVTLEQLAANPDYYLSLKDRTDLNALVVELKNEGGPVEYESPAAAKWLDTGYQGLSLEQLRELVRQFQDAGYYMIGRISAFKDPVFATAYPEEAIQTTDGQLLEIAQSTWASPYSRKAWEYNADLCEEAAGLFNEVQLDYTRFPEGLATMQGEVELHNTYDESKASAIQHFTQYVRDRVHEHDAYLSVDVFAQVLTAMDDQDLGQYVPGLCIAADYVSPMPYPDHFVNGSLGVENPAMEQGEMLKRYSQIAQSVYADDDQYRPWLQGYSNTAQDVQDQIRAVEETGFKSWLIWCSNGDTEIVEPRVKGMKTVTGKQPEDKTADKTE; encoded by the coding sequence ATGAAAAAGAAGCGGAGGATCTTTATCCTGGCCCTTCTTTCTCTTTCCGTGATCCTGATTGCAGCCGGGATCCTGGCACGTCAGGTCTATCCCACCATGTATATTGCGCCTGCCGGCAATTCCCTGTCGGTACAGGTCCCTTCAATGGAGAATGGTGAAATCCGCGAAGATACCGTCACACTGGTACGGGGTACAGCTGTAAAGCTGCGCAAGCGCGGAACCGATACATCCATGGTGGAATATGAAGGAAAAACCCTGGAGGTTCCCTCATCCAGTCTGTCTGAAACCTATGCAGGCTGTGTGCAGGTTCCTTCGGTCTTCGTGCGGACACGCACGGAACTTCGGAAAGAAAAGAACGGTCCGCTTTGCCAGGTTGCGGCTGAAAAAGGGGAAGAGCTCAAGGTCGTGTCGGCAAGCGTTCAGGATCTGGATTCGGAAACGGGGATGGTGAACTGGTATGAAGTGGTCCGGGGGGATGAAACCTACTGGATCCCCGGGCAGTACGTGGAACCGGATGAAGAATCGGTTCATGCCTGGGATGAACCCAATGTGGCAGTATCCGACTACTGGAATGCTGCGTATGGAGAAGGCTATTCGACAGATGCCTTTGTGGCACAGGAGGACTGGAAGCCGGCCCAGAAAGTGGATTTTGCGGACAATCCCCGGAAGGATGACGTCCGTGGTCTTCACGTGACGCTGGAACAGCTTGCGGCAAATCCCGACTACTATCTTTCGCTGAAGGACAGAACAGACCTCAATGCCCTGGTGGTGGAGCTCAAGAACGAAGGCGGGCCGGTGGAGTATGAGTCCCCCGCAGCCGCCAAGTGGCTGGACACCGGATATCAGGGACTGTCCCTGGAGCAGCTCAGGGAGCTGGTCAGGCAATTCCAGGATGCGGGATACTACATGATCGGACGAATTTCCGCCTTCAAGGATCCGGTTTTCGCCACAGCGTATCCGGAGGAAGCCATTCAGACCACAGACGGGCAGCTGCTGGAAATTGCACAGAGCACCTGGGCAAGTCCCTATTCCCGGAAGGCCTGGGAATACAACGCCGATCTGTGTGAAGAAGCCGCCGGACTCTTCAATGAAGTGCAGCTGGACTACACCCGGTTCCCGGAAGGGCTTGCGACGATGCAGGGAGAAGTGGAGCTGCACAACACGTATGATGAAAGCAAGGCCTCGGCCATTCAGCACTTCACGCAATATGTCCGGGACCGTGTTCATGAACATGACGCCTATCTCTCTGTGGATGTCTTTGCGCAGGTGCTGACGGCCATGGATGACCAGGACCTGGGGCAGTATGTGCCTGGGCTGTGCATCGCGGCAGACTATGTCTCACCAATGCCCTACCCGGATCACTTTGTGAACGGGTCCCTGGGTGTGGAGAATCCTGCCATGGAGCAGGGAGAAATGCTGAAGCGCTACTCACAGATCGCCCAGTCAGTGTATGCGGATGACGACCAGTACCGGCCATGGCTGCAGGGGTATTCCAATACCGCGCAGGATGTGCAGGACCAGATACGGGCAGTGGAAGAAACCGGATTCAAGTCATGGCTCATCTGGTGCAGCAATGGCGATACAGAGATCGTGGAGCCGCGTGTCAAGGGCATGAAAACCGTGACCGGGAAGCAGCCGGAAGACAAAACGGCTGACAAAACAGAATAA
- a CDS encoding DUF3800 domain-containing protein — protein MNLFVYADESGVFDKQHHSWYAFGGVLFLSKSERDSQNRKYISLERKIRRRENIDVNQELKGSNMSRQSKRTIFSSLNHCIKFGCIIQLNRCHDELFTHKKTKQRYLDYAFKIGLKRLLEKMIKEGKITPHEIENMYVFFDEHSTATDGKYELSEGLLQEFKYGTFNSDWQRYFPPLFPEMKSLQLSFCNSESQALIRAADIVANRIHYEVTVGRGTVPPIQSLHLTYLP, from the coding sequence ATGAATCTGTTTGTTTATGCCGATGAATCCGGAGTATTCGATAAACAGCACCACTCGTGGTATGCGTTTGGTGGAGTACTGTTTTTGTCAAAAAGCGAACGAGATAGCCAAAACCGGAAGTACATTTCACTGGAAAGAAAGATTCGTAGAAGAGAAAATATTGATGTGAATCAGGAACTAAAAGGATCGAACATGAGTCGGCAGTCAAAGAGAACAATATTCAGTTCTTTGAATCACTGCATTAAGTTTGGGTGCATCATACAACTGAATCGTTGCCATGATGAGCTTTTCACGCATAAGAAGACGAAACAGAGGTATTTGGATTATGCATTCAAAATCGGGTTGAAACGTTTGCTGGAAAAGATGATCAAAGAGGGCAAGATAACTCCACATGAGATAGAAAATATGTATGTATTCTTTGACGAACATTCGACAGCAACAGATGGCAAGTATGAATTATCTGAAGGACTCCTTCAGGAGTTTAAATATGGGACATTCAATTCAGACTGGCAGAGGTATTTTCCTCCGCTGTTTCCGGAAATGAAGTCTCTGCAACTCTCATTCTGCAATTCTGAATCACAAGCACTGATTCGGGCAGCTGACATCGTTGCAAACCGGATTCATTACGAAGTAACGGTCGGCAGAGGGACTGTTCCTCCTATCCAAAGCCTGCACCTTACGTATCTGCCATGA